ATACAGGGTTGGCTCGTTGTGGGAAAAGTTGTAGGCTAAGATGGGCTAACCATTTAAGGCCTAACTTGAAGAAAGGAGCTTTTTCTCCTGAAGAAGAAAGGATTATTGTGGAGTTGCATGCTATCATGGGAAACAAATGGGCTCGTATGGCTGCTCGGGTAAACCATTTCCATTGTATCTGTTCGAATTTATCGTTGCATTTTGTTGATAAATTTGTGTGGTGATTTTTTTCTGagtgtttcataaattttacaactttgtTCATAGTTTTACTTTATTGGACTATGATATGATGGGTGGTTGGTTCTTGGAATCGATGCATTGTTTTTAGCTATTTTCTTAGAATCTGACattagacatatatatatagcattGCTTTGGAAACCCTGaatttaaagaaattgattctaaattcctttttttttatccgccattgatgatagcttccGGGAAGAACAGACAATGAAATCAAGAACTATTGGAACACAAGGGTAAAAAGAAGGCAACGGCAAGGTCTCCCACTTTACCCTCCTGAAATCCAATCCTTGTATTCTCAGACTCAGCCTGTACTAACACCACCTTCAACCTCCTCTTTCTCCTTCCAACATTCCACCACCATGCTaacatcatcatcaccatcccCGCCGCCACGACTTCTTTCCTACGATCCACATTCAACCGCAACGCCACCGCCTGTCCAAAGTCCAAGTCCAGCCTCAACGCCGCCCCCTCTTCCAAGCCCTTCCCATGTCTCTCCACTTCAATCTCCCCATAAGCCTTCATTTTCATCTATCCCTCTAGCCGATTCTTTCACATCCAACACTCCATCTTCCTCCCTCGACTTTTACTTCCCTAGACCTTTGCCTTCCTTGGAACAGCCCCTTCGTAACAAGCGACCAAGACACGACGAAAACAACACCAACAATGGGGGTTCGAGCTTTATGTTACCCTTTTCATCGTTGATGAAAACGGATCCTTTCAATCCCCACACCGTGACTAATAACTCGTTGAACCCTCAACATTACTCCAACTCATATTGTTTGGATCAAACCACATTTGACATGGCTTCATCGTCAAGGTTCCTCCAACCCCATTTCGATCCGGGACAGTTTATATCGACTCCCAGATTCGGTTATAATCAGTTGAAAACCGAGCTCCCTTCAAACCAAATTTTCACCCAAGATGGTAATTCACAGGTTAGATTTGATCCTAAAGGGAATAACAATTACAGCAGTCATAATCAGATTCAGAATAGCAACCACCATAGCTCGGGCTTGAATATCAGTGGGAATGGCTTGGTAGAGGATATGTTGCAGGAGGTTCAGGCGTTGAATGAGAAGAATGAAATTATGGCGAGTCAGAGTTGTTTAGTTAGACCAAGTTCAAGCTCCGAGGGTTTAGCTTCAGGTCAGTACCTCGTTTCAAATTTTgctttaaatacttaatttaaatCAGTGTCTGTAATGGTCATATCATATCAGTTGCATGCTTGTAGCACATATCCATCCATTTTTGTCCTCAAATCTCAATCATTATAGAATTAGatgtatttttcctttttcctggATTCCTACTAATGCCTAAAATTCCAGTGTAATgacagttttatttttatttacttgcttttttttttctataaaaatgaTTAGATATCAATTGCTACAAGTTAAAAACACATctagaaatgaaaacaaattgaataCTCGGAACTTTTGCCTTAAGCCATCTCTGTATCATCGTCGTCATCATCAGTTTAACCTTTAATGCGATACACACTCTTTATAAATTCACCATGTTTTCATGTTATTAAATCTTACACGAAACAGCAAATATTTGGATCGAACTTAATTATCATCTATCTTATCTGGACTTTCCCTTTTTAAAtcaatacttatatatttttaaatatatgaaaaaaataaatatacccattaaaaatttacatatatttggCATTATATAGTGAAGATTTGCATTTTGGAacattcttttcctttttcagtAAGCTGGAACCTGTAAATGGTGATGTTTCTCAATTATTGCACTTCCTACAAAAACTCAAGTACATGTCTTCACAGCATTTTCCCCCCTGATTGCTTATTTACTTTTTGAAGTTCAAATACGGTAAAAACTATGAGTAATTGAGTGCTATGCTGCTTTCAATTTTGTCATAGAAACTGAATCGAGACTAAATTCATTGATTTCTctattcatattatttgtttCCATAGAATGTAATGATTTATAACCAAAATTGTCAAGCTTTTTTGCTTCTTCCTTACCATTCCTCTTGAAACGATTTTAGGGTTGGAAGCAAAAGAAGAATCAAAAGAACAGATTATGAACACAACAAAACATGTAGATTACTCCCACGTAAACCCATCGTCCATGGCGATGGCCATCCCCGAATGGTACATCAACAACGGCGAAAGTTCCATCGGCCAATCATCGACTGTaacatatgatgatttagcgCTTGAATTCGAATTGCATGATCAAATAGCTTCGTTATTGCCGATCGACACTGCACCCGACCACCACGGCCGATCTTCCAGCTCCTATACTTGGGTTCATAGCTTTCCTGGAATTTGTTGAAAACTTCTAATGTTGGATTCAAcatttttttggggttttgcTTGTGATATTTGTTTgcctaaaataactaaaaaataatcataaacttaatttatcaatttaccaacttttatattttattgtagttAAATAAGTGCCCATTCCAtaagatttattattatggTAGTAAAATCTATTctaaaacttcaattttgactttaaactattttaaaatttgatatttaatctacatattttatttttgacataatttggtccCTCTACTTTTATAAAGTCATTAGTTAGTCTcaatagttaatattgttaactatttcaatcaaaatgttggcgacaatttagaaaaaaatcataatcaatattttcaatattattttttgttacataattaccaaatgaataaatttttaattccaaaatgtcacaccaaatatcttaataaaagtattttaatggTGGTATCAACTGGACCTgaatttttaaatccaaaagataaataattatattccttaaaataaaaataagtgactaaattctaaatatctgaagtgtataaaataatatattttcactctataatttagtataaataaataattaatccaaCTTGAAGCATGAGCCGAAAACCATACTAATTAATGATAACAGTAGGGTATgctatttgaattaaaagagaACCATGAggtaaaatgaaaatggaaatcaCGTTAAAAATCAGTGCTGTATTGCtatatgaattttgaatatattcATATCTCAAAtcttaatacaatttattttatatatctatttgagtaattaactaattaatcagttattttataattatatgaattaattattatttttctagaaaaattaattattttattgtactatattatatattattttaaaatatatttaaattatgcaaaatttGATATCATTGTTAGAATTGGGCTAAAATCTAAagcttaatttatttattttgaatattttgttttaGCACACTTAAACCCACATCCTCCTGTATTGACATTAATGTCCATGCtaatcgaactaagactcaatcgtcATCTAAAGCTTAAGTTAACAGTTAATCTAATTGAAGACtgaatttatacaataataatatttgaagaCTCAATTAgattttaaaccttaaaaattaatttaaaattttaatcatcatgCCGAGACATAAGCttgaattaataattaacacttacGAGTCGAGTTAtttgtcaaataaattaatGCATATACAGTTAATGATGACTATTGGGCATTTAATCCAcgagggcacgtttggttcgctgtaatggaatagagcagtaattgaatagagctgtaatggaatagaactgtaatagtaattctattgtttggttaaatggaatggaatagaactgtaatagtatttttgtgtttggttgaatggaatgatgttgtaatagcataaggaaaaaaaataaaatgactagaatacccttagcaaattttttttaggtagatgattagtgttattgttattaaattttaataagattattaatataaataataaataatttaatcatattttaacataattattattaaatataatttaataaaaatatataatttaataaaattcttaataaaattattcttatatgaatttactaaaatcataatatataataatataaaataatatataatctactttattatttttaaaccgcaatacatatttaatgtgctaaaatatcattagtgaaacaaataatttaattattccacaataaaaaaatattagaagtaataaataacttgagaattatattttgcataaacataatattcatatattaacataacttgagaattatattttgcataaaacTCAACCTCCGGGGCTTAGCGAAACATCATATAATATTTAGACAAAAGCTGAGATTGGTTACAACAAAACCAAGAAAGAAGATCCTAGGGCAATTACAAACGCAACAGCAATAGTGGCAATTCAGTTAACAGAAAAGGCTTGCATCTTCTtgttaataattcaatatttaattaaaaaatctgTTGTTTGATATAATGAATTCGATCACCAAGAATCAAATCAATAGCCATAAAACAATTACAAGATACAACACAGTCCTATAATTACAACAGCTAGCCAAAGGATCAAAACCCTCTGGTTGAACCTTGTCAAACCTCAACAACTTGCTGATCCTTTCGGGTTACAAGCATCTTGTTTCCACCAAATGCCAAGTTGGTTACCTTCAAGCCTCCCATTGCCTTCACTCTCCCCATCACATTCTTCCTAAAATGATGCTTCCCCATTCCCATTATTTTAGAATCAGAGGAAGACAAACGAAAATGATGTTTCcccattttcattattttagaagTCTGTACAAATTCAGGGTCAAACTGTTGGCATTTGAATACTGTCCACTAACTTGTGAACAGTAAAGTGATTGCTAGAAGACATGATTTCCACCATCCTGAAATAATACTATGTAGACACTATAGAACTACCATGAAGATTATAAACAGTAAAGTGTCTCAACACATTCATGGTATTAGCACAAAACTTTTTCAATAGTACCTTCGTCCAATGTGTTTATGCCTAATTAATGCGGCTTCCAACCAATGTGTTAGTATCTATATCTCACAAATTCAGAAGAAAAATGCTTGTGCATATGACGTATCTTTTTATTagagaaataaagtaaaaatcaaCCTGACAGTTACCATCACCTTGAACCTTATTCTCAACCAGACCATACAACTGCAACctgaatgataaaataattagtcctaaatttaaaatgctattaaaatcaaacattcaCAAGAAGGAAGAATATAACCAAATAACATTACTGCAAAAgtatttcttttaagaaaagGGAGAAGTGGAGATACATTTTGGTAAAACAACTCaattagataatattttggcTAAAGATACCGTTGAAAAACGGttgagaaaagggaaaaaaacagCAATTACTTTACCAAAATGGATCCCAGGGAAAAAAGAGCAACTACTTTACCAAAATGGATCCCAATACAAGAgttcaaatattttacaaatttacaagaaaaaactCCGAATCAAGTAATTTATCACTGtactttgaaaaagaaaaaaggaataaGGTGCAAAGCCCCCCTAACAACAACCAGTGGAGAACTAGGGTGATAAAGTTAATTGCCACAAAGtaacagaataaaaaaatagaccAAGATGCCATTAGCTATATAAAGGAAAAATTCAAGCCAAACCTATCATGCAGCCTTTGATGGTCAGATGTCTCTTCATCAACTGATGGTATTACTCCATTAATTTTGGGTACATGCTGCACAATGCAAATCACCAAATTAGCAATGTCAATTCTCATCCAACCCATTGTTATTGGGTTAAAGGTCAAGAAATCACATTCATATGCACAAATAGAATTTTGCCTTTATTAGTTACATCCATATAAGGTAGTGGCAAACCTTGAAACACCTCAAGCAGTGCCAACTTACTAAACACTACAAATGCTAAATTCATGTGAAGAAAATATATCAAAGGAGTTAAATTCAGTATGTGATAAACATAAATCTTTCCATTCCCAAAGTATTGTGTACCAAAAGCATAAACCAACTCAACTAAATTTCATGACATTCATCAGAAAGTTTGGTAATAAATTCGCAAAAAATTACTCTgatcaattaaattaaacatgttaagCACATGCCTTTTTTTCAATGGTAGGGAGAAAAAGAAACATGGGCAAATCCTAACTAAAAACATAATGACTTCATCAAAATTATGATAAAGATAAAATCCACTAGATTTTGAAAGCAAATTATGTGGCAAGTGATGCTTCCACTACCATGTAGTGGAACTTCagttaaaaaataacaagaaaatcctTCAACTCCTAATAAATAACACAACTTTCCAAGACTAGTACTCACAGGAATAGCAACCATGTCATTCAACTTCATATAtactgtacaagcccaaatttgcccaatacctaaaaaaaaaaccttacaaACTTAGCCCAGCAAAACCCAATAtccaaaacaaaacccaaacccaaatacAACTAAACCCTAGTCCAACCAGCCCacaaaacttaaacaaatttttagCAAAAAATGAGAGGCagaaaccctaggtgcgccgcacctaggtcCGCCTCTGCCAGCCTCATGCACGTCCCCTGGCCACCGCCGCCGCTCGCCAAGCGCTGCTACCCACGTGTCTGCTACCATCTGTAACACGCAAGAAGAAGACAACAAAAAAGAGAAGACAAAATGGCAGAAAAGAAAATGGCCAATGAAAAATATAGAGAAAAATAGTTTTGtatttcggctataaagccaaAATCAGATGCTTGTTTAACTCTTCTTCCTTTTTACGAAcactaagaaataaaaaagcaaaaactaAGGTGATTTcctagttttttatttcaatctttcctttttctttattttcattgttatttttttatatttttaaaaaacaaaaagaaaaaaagaaaacagaaaatgaaaatttcggAGTTGTTTTTTAGAGTCTTCCCcgattgtttttttatttttttattttattatgttttttaacacaaaaataaaagaagaaaaagaggtgTACCTCTGGAATCACCGAAAAGCGACGAACTTTGGGTGTCCTACTGCCGTACACGGCAGCGGCGGTCGCCGGCGCCGATGACAGCCCTATTGGCCGGATTGGAAGGCTGCGAGAGAGAGAGTCTGAAAGCTCTCcggtttttttagaaaagtagGGTTAAACTGTTTTTTTTAGTACTTATATTGGATATAAAACGGAGTCCTTTTGGGCCTTAGCATCAGtggccaaaacggcgccgttttgatgTTTGACCCGCGACCCGACCCAGTAACGctaaggatccgcgtgttttgctTGGAGGGGCTAATTTCATGTTTAGCCCCTCCGATTTTGCGTTGTTACGCAATCTAACTCCTTTTTTCGTTTCTGATTTGGGCCCAAAAATTTTGTTCCTGCTTCATTTAGGTCCTTTGACCATGTGCGGTCCTTCGCGCTGAACGCCGCGTTTTGGTGATAGAAATATTGCGCAATTGGTCCTTTGTTCTTGGCGCGCGTTTCATCTCGGTCCCAAGCTGCTTTTCactttatttacaattttaaaccCCCAAATTTCAGTCTATTTTCAATTAGATCCCTAAcctgtttattttatttttattttttttcttttaaaaaaaacaaaacagttttatttaatattccatttatttatttatttatttcaatttttgatcAAACTTacattaggttttattttatttatttattcactattttaaatattgattttgtttattttaattcttgcCAATATTATTGCAATttcattctattaattatttatttgttatccTCACATGTTTTCAAATCTATATCTATTAGGattgtatttgttttgttattatattaatgttattgtTATATTGTTTCTTACATTATTATTCATGCATTTCGATTTATTAGTATCAATGCTATGTGTATATTTTATGATGCATATTATGTTATGGATTTGAAGTGTATGTTGTATATTCATTATAGGTCGTGTACGACATTCTTTCCGTTTTGaacaatttcttttcaaatataatcaaaattgcacgcatttattttttttaacaattccACTAAATCatactcaaaattcaaaagggtaaaatttcgaaaataaaggcaatattccgtatttagaaaattcgagaaatcgagccctaacttactgagcttcAAATTTTCTCGTGTTGATCCTAAataccgaatatccttttaaaattaaaataaatgaggttaaaataaaaaataaaaaggcaagcttactctaaaaaatacgaggtgtcgtgtcctaactcactcgatgtgacatcttgttacttcgagataaaAATGCAtattccattttgatttatttgagtaattttataataacaCAATGTAaagaaggatcgtatttttaaattcttttcgagtttttaattttcgacaccaagagattaattaatcaactaggtaccaattttgggcatatcgagggtgctaatccttcctcgtgcgtaaccgactcccgaacttattttctggattttgtagaccaaaaattatcgttttagtaaatttaaattttattaaaatgatgaggtgatctgatcacacctaggtaaaaaaaaggattggttGCGACTccttttttttcgttttcattttcaaaatccaagtcgatccCGTTTTATcgaaaaatggtgtcaacagcttagcgactccactggggagtttataagagagtcaagccacgagttgattaatttttgtctttttgtcgaaaattaaaaatttggtttaaatgtaCGATCATTTCGTTGCATTTTGTCCGTCGTTTTTGTGGTCTTTGATGCTTACTTTTTTGGTTCAAGCCTTTTGATATTTctgcatattgcattgcatgaccgtggGTCACaacttttaagtgggagtgtgaaactagtccttcgtgaggttttcacctccgtgcaggatagtgaatcgcttccgggatacatccgtacctatgtcttactgagattttcatctccgtgcagccatagggaaatgtatccccctgaactgaactcggtccgtatgagcctataatgggtgaggatcgaggaatctgctggttcgggtacctttgctttAGAGCCGAACCGCATATAGTGAAcctaagagcctaccctagaTAGAACCCcttcaaacccctagtggtcacccgaataggtgttctatttattcttccttacttttgctttgtactaacttgttttcttttgttttggttatgattacattgcattttcatcataaaaaatgtattgattcacgttcagttactaaatagagagcttgtcataagaaaatgggtttcttgataaagtggatgacaatacggttgtccgaatatggtccaagaaaatgTGATAAGAGAAtgatgatagtttaatggatGACTACACGACTTTGCTTTgttgcccgaggattcaagctgacaaagattattcgaaaGCTGTcgaactttcttaaagaagcCAACAAGCATCACGAAGATAAGGGAGCAATGAGTCGCAGCCCGGATCAAGTAAAGAGGAACTAGTAGAGGCATCTAATGGAAAGTTTACAAGATTTGATCTTAACGTCCAGATATGAAGAAAGGGGTTGATGTCTTCGcttggagtatgagggcaaggccgtataagtctccattttatgtaaagaaatttatcttctagaaaagttgttctaatggaattgaattcagaatcaatgcctctttttatttttgcattcattccatACAtatgcattacattgcatcatatgcattagattttcacaaaaggaccctaattaggtaaaattatttcagttaccCTGGAAACCAACAAGAATCCGCCAGCCAAATATCATTACGGTACCCGTCGCCAAACAAAAGCTATGGATCAAAGGTTAGAAAGATTGTAGCAATTACAGAAAGAGATGCAAGATCAGATGTAGGAACGACTAGATAAAATCCAACAGGACATGCAAGAATCCCAGACAATTATGATGAACCAATTGAAGCAATTATTGGCTGGAGGGAATGATAAAGGAAAAAGCCTTGTAGTTGATGTTGGGGATGATCACGATGACCCTGCTTATCCTCTGGGTTTCACCTCAGTTAGCACCCAGGCACAACCAGATGTGTGCCCACAAAGAATACCCGTCAATATTAGACCTCAATATCAGGCTGGTGCCTCGATACCAATGCACTTTCAAACGGGCTCAGGTTCTAATCCCGGGGACAACCCCACCAATCCTGTGGTCCCTGATCTCGATGATATGGTGGAAATGGAAAAAGTAAGAATAGACCTGCCAAAACAACTTGAGGACCGGTGTAGATGgctagaagaaaaatttagagcCATAGAGAACACCGACCACCATTATGGAGTCGACGCCAATGACCTGAGTTTGGTCCCTGATTTAGTGCTCCCGCCTAAGTTCAAGATGCCAGAGTTCGAA
The nucleotide sequence above comes from Gossypium raimondii isolate GPD5lz chromosome 13, ASM2569854v1, whole genome shotgun sequence. Encoded proteins:
- the LOC128036048 gene encoding OVARIAN TUMOR DOMAIN-containing deubiquitinating enzyme 9-like produces the protein MRLAEADLGIGQIWACTVYMKLNDMVAIPHVPKINGVIPSVDEETSDHQRLHDRLQLYGLVENKVQGDGNCQVDFYFISLIKRYVICTSIFLLNL
- the LOC105784623 gene encoding transcription factor MYB120; protein product: MMGNNNNNHQVSMQKEEGVMLKKGPWTAAEDAVLAEYVRTHGEGNWNAVQRNTGLARCGKSCRLRWANHLRPNLKKGAFSPEEERIIVELHAIMGNKWARMAARLPGRTDNEIKNYWNTRVKRRQRQGLPLYPPEIQSLYSQTQPVLTPPSTSSFSFQHSTTMLTSSSPSPPPRLLSYDPHSTATPPPVQSPSPASTPPPLPSPSHVSPLQSPHKPSFSSIPLADSFTSNTPSSSLDFYFPRPLPSLEQPLRNKRPRHDENNTNNGGSSFMLPFSSLMKTDPFNPHTVTNNSLNPQHYSNSYCLDQTTFDMASSSRFLQPHFDPGQFISTPRFGYNQLKTELPSNQIFTQDGNSQVRFDPKGNNNYSSHNQIQNSNHHSSGLNISGNGLVEDMLQEVQALNEKNEIMASQSCLVRPSSSSEGLASGLEAKEESKEQIMNTTKHVDYSHVNPSSMAMAIPEWYINNGESSIGQSSTVTYDDLALEFELHDQIASLLPIDTAPDHHGRSSSSYTWVHSFPGIC